A region from the Candidatus Omnitrophota bacterium genome encodes:
- a CDS encoding U32 family peptidase has product MPREIKNNLKKPELIAPAGNWPSLIAAVQNGADGVFFGVKGLNMRNLASNFDLLEIKKVMAFLREYKKKGYLTLNVVIKNDDILKVKKILAEAKKAKVDAVILWDMAVLSLAKQMGLKVHLSTQASVSNIEAIKFYTQLGVKRVVLARECTLDDIKKITSQIKKEKIDCEIETFIHGAMCVSISGRCFMSELTFDKSANRGECLQPCRREFVIKDVDNESEYILGKDYVLSPKDLCTIDFIDDLIKSGIHSLKIEGRMRSPEYIAVTSNVYRRAIDAYFNKKLNASLKKDLRKELAEVYNRGFSSGFYFGTPQAKDMSKGLGHTFEKVYVGEVKKFYKNLSVADIRVRTGSIKEGDTILFLGEKTPAYRCKVSEMQTDHESIQEVKKGEAAGIKLPFIVRPKDKVFLWKKKQF; this is encoded by the coding sequence ATGCCTCGAGAGATCAAAAACAATCTTAAAAAACCTGAATTGATTGCTCCGGCCGGAAATTGGCCGAGCTTAATCGCGGCCGTTCAAAATGGAGCTGACGGTGTATTTTTTGGCGTTAAGGGTTTAAACATGCGCAATCTTGCGAGTAATTTCGATCTTTTGGAAATTAAAAAGGTTATGGCGTTTTTGCGTGAATATAAAAAAAAGGGATATTTGACTCTTAATGTTGTTATTAAGAATGATGATATTTTAAAGGTTAAAAAAATTCTTGCTGAGGCAAAAAAAGCAAAGGTTGATGCGGTCATTTTATGGGACATGGCTGTTTTGTCTTTGGCTAAGCAGATGGGCTTAAAGGTTCATCTTTCGACACAGGCGAGCGTTTCCAACATAGAAGCAATAAAATTTTATACTCAACTTGGCGTTAAGCGCGTTGTTTTGGCAAGAGAATGCACCTTAGACGATATTAAGAAAATTACGTCACAGATTAAAAAGGAAAAAATTGATTGTGAGATTGAAACTTTTATTCATGGGGCAATGTGCGTTAGCATTTCTGGTCGATGTTTTATGTCCGAGCTTACTTTTGATAAGTCAGCAAATCGAGGAGAGTGCCTTCAGCCTTGCCGAAGAGAGTTTGTGATTAAAGATGTTGATAATGAGTCAGAGTATATTTTGGGTAAAGATTATGTGTTAAGCCCAAAAGATTTGTGCACGATTGATTTTATTGATGACTTGATTAAATCAGGAATCCATAGCCTTAAGATTGAAGGGCGTATGCGCTCGCCGGAATATATTGCAGTAACGTCAAATGTTTATCGTCGGGCGATTGATGCATATTTTAACAAGAAGCTAAATGCGTCGCTTAAAAAAGATCTAAGAAAAGAGCTCGCAGAAGTTTATAATCGAGGTTTTTCATCTGGATTTTATTTTGGCACACCGCAAGCGAAAGATATGAGCAAAGGTCTTGGGCACACATTTGAAAAAGTTTATGTTGGAGAAGTTAAGAAATTTTATAAGAATTTGAGTGTTGCTGATATTCGTGTTCGCACAGGAAGCATAAAAGAAGGCGATACCATCCTTTTTTTAGGAGAAAAAACACCTGCTTATCGTTGCAAAGTTTCTGAAATGCAAACTGATCATGAATCCATTCAAGAGGTCAAAAAAGGAGAGGCTGCTGGAATTAAGCTGCCCTTTATCGTCCGCCCAAAAGATAAAGTGTTTCTTTGGAAAAAGAAACAATTCTAA
- a CDS encoding sigma-70 family RNA polymerase sigma factor: protein MKKVKCMLNFPQEDRPALSIRSSGHDLFRDKLIRSNLNLVIDIARSFSDYEILASELIEEGINRLSESADRFNPQNGYRFSTYAAWWIKHGLSELVASKKKNLNAA from the coding sequence ATGAAAAAAGTGAAATGCATGTTAAACTTTCCCCAAGAAGATCGACCTGCTCTTAGCATCAGATCGTCAGGACATGATCTGTTTCGAGATAAACTGATTCGATCGAATTTAAATCTTGTTATTGATATCGCAAGAAGTTTTTCTGATTATGAAATCCTGGCATCTGAACTTATCGAGGAAGGGATTAATAGGCTTTCTGAAAGCGCGGATCGTTTTAATCCGCAAAATGGATATCGATTTTCTACATATGCGGCTTGGTGGATTAAGCATGGTTTGTCAGAACTCGTTGCTTCAAAGAAAAAGAATTTAAATGCAGCGTGA